The genomic window ttaaaatatacattaaccCCCTAATTTTAAACGTACGAAAGCCTCAAATagaaatgtatattgtatCCTTATTCctcatattaaaatttaaaaataaataaatgagatAAAACAatctgatatatatataaagatttaaaatatttatttatttgtaacttATTGGTATAGAAAATACATCGTATAGTATTCCAATTACATCCGAGAcaccatttatttatttacacttcgttaccttaaacatgaatatacaaaaacaGGTTACATGGCAACGAGTGCCCTGATAGCTAACAAACGATTTGTTTCAGGCAAccctaacaaaacaaaatattaacgaAAAAGAATTTAGTGTGAAAAGTGCCAATTAATTGTTctgtttttttgaaaatattattatttaatactttcgcagaaaagtgtaaataaagtaaatatataaaagtttcaTAACATATTCGCCAGAGCGTTAATTGATTAAACAAGAAagtgtaaaaattttaaaccgAGAAAGGCTAATCACGAATAATGATAATGCACTTTAACTATACATGACTTGCGCATACAATGGCGTACATTGCTTATGCTCTCCAGAAACTAACTGAAGAAACAAAAACGGATTAAATTTCATAACATTACCCAAATAGCAACATTTATTGGCAAAGATGGAGTACAAATCCCATCAGATTtacttaatacatttttttacaaatttatcaATGATAGATACAATGAGTTCTTTTAGTCATAATATTTTCGCCAAACGTCAGCATTATTGATCCAAATCAAAAACTCTGTAAGCTGTAATAAGAATAACGCTAAATTATTGGTtttatagacaaaaaaaagattttaatagaatttcaATAACCAATTCGACCCTTCCCGTAGGGCTGACCTTTTTTCGTTTGTCTTCCACCCGTATCAAACTTCCATTTCATGATCAAATTCTAAATATCGCTTAATCTTATTTAAAGAAGTCGTTAAAAACCGAAAAATATACATCACGAGATAAATATGTTCGTTGGATTagaataaaaaccaaaatgaccctcaatgtaaataaaatcttaaatgaTATAGCACagtataacaatattttattaaactaccTATTGTGTACCAAAAAGCCACAAAGACTTTAATTTTCTATGACAGGCAACGGGAAACTTATATCAAttatacaaacaatttttagacacattttaaacttttaaattttaatactttaatcaCAATGACATTTATTgacatttattcatttagcagtcaattcttaattaaaaacaaaaaaactaaaactcacAATTATATCACACCTCAATTCCTTATAAAATTATCgattaattcaatattaagtaatacttaattgaatataataaaacacgaAACTAATCAcgctattaattatattaatattcaatCCGTGTActcaaatgtttatttaaacgaaAGTATTAGACAAAAATTTCGGAACTTACGAAACAGTGACCCACGCCTTTTGATAATAACCAATATGTACAAAGCAAACTCATTTGCATACCCATTAGGGTCCGAACTGAATCGAAAAACTTAACCTAGAGAGGAAAGAAAATAGATAACGCTTGGTGGGGTGGGAGTACAATAAAACTGTATGCGACCATCGACAGCGAACCAAACATATCTCAACATCTCTTGAGAAAATTAATccggataaaaaaaaatgaaattctcTTTAGTACTTCTTGCCATAGTGGCGTTAGTTAGTGGAGATGAAAGTGATAATACAATGGAGACAGCCATCAACTTTATCAAGGACTGCAGGGGCGATTACTTCCTGTGTGTTAaggttaatattttatattatagtgaAAGTGATTAGTGAAACGTGTTTATAGTGACCGCGTTATTGAGTTATTATTTAGGCTCCATTGATTGTGACAGTGGTTTAGAATACGTGACTTTCTGATATAAAAATCCATCAATTTCTTTGTAGTAGTGTATATTTGACGACTTTATCAtatctttctttattttattaaattgtctaATCAtccataatatgtatatatgattcggacaagttttaatataaatctcatataatatttataccttGTACTTTACGtaatagataaattaaatatgatgTTAAAACACATAGGTTTCGaacatgtatatatatattaatcatatatttatttaacaggaAAAAATGCTGAGAATTGTGGACAACGTGAGAGCTTCGCGGTCTATTGCAATTGTTGATGGAATTGTATTAAAGGGGGAACCTGCTTTGAGGTCAGCTAAACAATTGGAACCTCTGCCAATTGACCCTATCGCAAGAGACACAGAAGTCAACTATAGGCTTTTAGATGGAGTAGTCAACCTTTTTGAAACTCACGCCCTTGAGGTCAAAATGAACGAGGCTGATAAAGAATCATTCAAACGCTCCTTAGAAGAAGGTATGttcaaaaacaatattcgTTTACCTTAGCTTAAATACCAAGACTGAGttgtgttatatttttgttattggtATAACTTGAATCTAAAGTcacttataattaaagttgCTGTCCATATTGTATGGAACATCTTTCATTTCATTCTTTGTCATTGATGTTGTATTACTTGGTATTTGCgaaatatctattaaaaattctccaaaattttattttgacataAACCCTTATTCagaatataattgtaataaatattattaaatgtatatttctctTATACAGGTCGTGGTAAGAAAAAAGGAGGCAGCGGAATGGGCGGTATCATCGGACTCCTTGGGGCTAAGCTTTTACTCGGAAAACTCTTCATCGTCAAGCTGATAGCTATCAAAGCTTTGGCCACCGCTAAAATAGCATTAGTCCTTGCTGTAGTACTTTTCGTAGCCTACTGCTTCAAACAGGACCACACTAAGACGACCTATGAAGTGGTGCCTCACGCACATCATCATGAGTCCCATCACCCAGTCCACGTTGAGCACGTTGCCCATGACCTGGGAGGACATGGTCAAGGCTACTCGAGCTACGGTTCCGACTGGAGCAAGAACATCGATGATGGCCAGAACCTTGCCTACTCAGCATACGCACCTCACTAAATTGAAATTGTTAAAACTAGACCAAATGATTCTAACCTCTGTTGTACaaagacttatttattaatttatttatttaacttattccgtataaaataaattattgctcAATATATGCTTGTTCATTTTACTCAGTGATGAAGAAAGTGGAATTGAAAGGTAATGACAGTTTCTCTATGTATGGAAcatgatataatatttttaaatatggtgTATACCCTAACAACGAGCAACTTGCTATTATCAACGGATAGTGAACGATAACAGAATGACagaagttttatttctattctataaattatcataatttattagACAGTTTAATGACCGTAAGATGCAACTTTCATTTATACAAAGTTATACGTCATACTAATTATgatataaacacaaaaatataacttattcaatattatacaattttagaCTGTCAAAGAATAATACTTCATCGTAACAAGCTTTATTGGTATTCAGTGCTTTATTATCGACACATTTcttttaactaataaattgcTGGAGTTTTTAGAACTTCCTAGACTAGAAATGTTGAATATCAGACGCTCTACTTTCAATGCATCGATAAAATTATCGTGACCAATCGTTAAAGAAACTTCACATAACGTTACTATTAGACTTTGAAGACACTAATCATAACGTGTACCTGCTTATCCTACTTTGCATATGATAATCTTATTCGGTTTGAAATATTTCTGCTTAATTtgatattatagaaaattctATTTTGTGCAACTGGCTCACGCCAATTAACTGCGAAACGAAACGGAACACGTCGTGTTGTATGAAAAATGTTTCAGCGACGAATACGCACAAATATTTAACGCGTTTAATACTTTGTCAATCTCATGctagagtagtatctctagaCTAAGGGGTCAAAGTCTAATTGCTGCTACATGGCGTCTCAGTAAGTCAGTTTGTTGATTTACATGACGATGCATTTAGAGTACAAAAACCAACAAAGATCTACGTCGGTAGCTCAAGTCTaagcgtcgtggtcagcaaggtGGACTGGAGCGGACTATCTTTTTCGACCGATTTCTGTCCAGCTCCTCTCTTATTACAGTGTACAGTTTTAAGGACGATGAGTCGTTTACTTGATTGGTCCATATGGTTGGTGAACGTGATCCTTTGCCATCTCTGTTACCAACGAACAGTTTCTCTAAGTTCTTATtgcctctgcgcattgtatggcTGAAATGATATCGCTATACATTGTGTTAAAAAAGGATCATGAGctgatcatttgttttcatGCGTTGACATAAAGGTAGCCTTTCTGTAGTAGAATACTATGAGCTGTGTAAATTCCACTACTTATTTTAcacgataattaaaaaacgccCACTCTCTGCCACAGCCTAAGTCATATAtcataattaagaaaaatttcGCTTTTTTGTTGCCATGCTTCGGTAATCTTAACACTGAACGGAAACTAAAACTTTACTTCCGTGTGAAATGTAA from Pieris napi chromosome 12, ilPieNapi1.2, whole genome shotgun sequence includes these protein-coding regions:
- the LOC125054943 gene encoding uncharacterized protein LOC125054943, with the translated sequence MKFSLVLLAIVALVSGDESDNTMETAINFIKDCRGDYFLCVKEKMLRIVDNVRASRSIAIVDGIVLKGEPALRSAKQLEPLPIDPIARDTEVNYRLLDGVVNLFETHALEVKMNEADKESFKRSLEEGRGKKKGGSGMGGIIGLLGAKLLLGKLFIVKLIAIKALATAKIALVLAVVLFVAYCFKQDHTKTTYEVVPHAHHHESHHPVHVEHVAHDLGGHGQGYSSYGSDWSKNIDDGQNLAYSAYAPH